TTGTCAGTTTTTCTCTTTTTGTTTGTAGTTTTGTTTTATCAGGGGGAGAGGATTTTTCAGTTTTACATCACCACAGTGTTTATGGCGCTCAGTGAAATCAGTTTTCTGATTGCCTATATGATCATTGTCCTTGGAAATCATATTTTTGATCTGTATCTGTGGTATATGAGCAGAGGCCAGGTGACAGAGCAGTCTCTTACCGCCTTTTGTCGACTGATAAATGCCACGGAAGTCACTTTGCTCTGTTCTGAGCAGACTGCTTTTCTGCTCATCCTCTGGCTGTCAGTGAAAAGCCTTGTGGGCAGATACAGAGAAAAAGAGTATACGATAAAGAAAACGGAACATTTATTTCTGATTGCCCCTGCCATGTGTGGTCTTTTCATCTGCGCGCTGCTGCGTGTAATTATCGTTACGATGGAGGATGGAGTTCCCACCATACTGTTTGACCGCTATCCATTGTTTATCTTTATCATACCGGCCATTCAGCTGTTATCGCTCGTCTCGATCCTCTCCAGCGTGCAGCTTTTTCAGGATATGGTCGCTCTTGGCCGGGAAAAGAGCGGCAGACTGATCATGGAACAACAGATACGGAGCCTGCAGGAACATATACAGGTGATGAACCGGACCTATGCCGGTATTCGCAGTATCCGGCATGATATGAGGAATCAACTGGCAGTCGTACGTGAACTGATGAGACAGACAGGACGTGGCGGCGGGGGCGAACAGGAGCTGGAGACCTATATGGAGGCGCTGGAGCGGACGGCGGACAGTCTGGAACCGAAGTTTAAGACAGGAAATATTATTGCGGATGCGATCATCAACTTAAAATACCAGGAAGCGGCGGCAGCGATGCCGGATGTGGATATAGATGCCGACGAGCTGATTTTCCCGGCGGATTCAGGTATTGAAAATTATGATATTGCCGTGATTTTGTGTAATGGACTGGACAATGCCATAGAAGCCTGTAAAAAGCTGGGAGAGGAGCAGGAAAAAAGGATCTCTCTCTTTTCTTTTCAGAGAGGCAGCTTCTTTTTTCTGAAGATTGAGAACAGCTTTGACGGTCGCCTTCAATGCAGAAGAGACAGGGAATTTCCCGCGACCGATAAATCCGAGAAGCGGCTGCATGGGATCGGGTTTCTCAATATGAAAGCGGCTGCCGGCAAATATTGTGGCAGTGTGGACTGGAAAGCGGAGAATGGAACCTTTTATCTGACGGTGATGATGAAAGATATGAAAGCGGGAAAAGGTACCTTTGTCCACTGAGGGTAATCTTGCACAAATGTAAAAAAATAACTTGTACTTTTTTCATAGTATGGTACGATATTAATATGGGATATGGCAAAATGTACAGGAGGATTTAATTATGCAAATCATTAAAGCGAATGATTATTATCACATGAGCCGTATGGCGGCAAACATTATCTCTGCGCAGGTAATCATTAAACCTGACTGTGTTCTGGGACTGGCTACCGGCTCTACGCCGATCGGTACTTATGAACAGCTGGTTCGCTGGTACAACAAGGGCGACCTGGATTTCAGTGAAGTAAAGAGTATCAACCTGGATGAATACAAAGGTCTGGCTCCTGATAATGATCAGAGTTACCGGTATTTTATGAATGAGCATCTTTTCAAACATATCAATATCAAGCCGGAAAATACGTATGTACCGGACGGTCTTGAGGAAGATCCGCAAAAGGCATGTGCTGCGTATAATGAGATTATCAGACAGTCAGGCGGCATTGATCTGCAGCTTTTGGGACTGGGATTGAATGGACATATCGGGTTTAATGAGCCGGGTGTGGCATTCGAACAGGAGACGCATTGTGTTCAGCTGACACAGAGCACGATCGATGCAAACTCCCGTTTCTTTGCTACGATGGATGATGTGCCGAAGCAGGCTTATACGATGGGGATCAAGACGATCATGCAGGCGAAAAAAGTAGTGCTTATCGTCAGCGGCGAGTCCAAAGCTCAGATCGTGAAAGATGCGTTCTTTGGGCCCTGCACACCTCAGGTTCCGGCTTCTGTGCTTCAGCTTCACAATAATGTGACACTGG
The sequence above is a segment of the Lachnospiraceae bacterium JLR.KK008 genome. Coding sequences within it:
- a CDS encoding GHKL domain-containing protein — translated: MYSFTIEMADILVALLQGYVLAWMLGSFLETKLRNRYGSRFYAVFFWTFLKLGIQTQSADSYSGIRSLLKLTMLSVFLFLFVVLFYQGERIFQFYITTVFMALSEISFLIAYMIIVLGNHIFDLYLWYMSRGQVTEQSLTAFCRLINATEVTLLCSEQTAFLLILWLSVKSLVGRYREKEYTIKKTEHLFLIAPAMCGLFICALLRVIIVTMEDGVPTILFDRYPLFIFIIPAIQLLSLVSILSSVQLFQDMVALGREKSGRLIMEQQIRSLQEHIQVMNRTYAGIRSIRHDMRNQLAVVRELMRQTGRGGGGEQELETYMEALERTADSLEPKFKTGNIIADAIINLKYQEAAAAMPDVDIDADELIFPADSGIENYDIAVILCNGLDNAIEACKKLGEEQEKRISLFSFQRGSFFFLKIENSFDGRLQCRRDREFPATDKSEKRLHGIGFLNMKAAAGKYCGSVDWKAENGTFYLTVMMKDMKAGKGTFVH
- the nagB gene encoding glucosamine-6-phosphate deaminase encodes the protein MQIIKANDYYHMSRMAANIISAQVIIKPDCVLGLATGSTPIGTYEQLVRWYNKGDLDFSEVKSINLDEYKGLAPDNDQSYRYFMNEHLFKHINIKPENTYVPDGLEEDPQKACAAYNEIIRQSGGIDLQLLGLGLNGHIGFNEPGVAFEQETHCVQLTQSTIDANSRFFATMDDVPKQAYTMGIKTIMQAKKVVLIVSGESKAQIVKDAFFGPCTPQVPASVLQLHNNVTLVGDEGALSLLP